The following coding sequences are from one Xiphophorus couchianus chromosome 7, X_couchianus-1.0, whole genome shotgun sequence window:
- the LOC114147796 gene encoding uncharacterized protein LOC114147796, whose translation MFYTGQQKAGFCTISESKRQDAAAIWTYMDQILTDIHIRYPAINTIHFWSDGPSKQYKNKKNFFLLCVVPQRLGFEKATWNFFPTSHGKGAPGGIGVTVKRCADSIVLRGQDIIDGKLFFDKVSNSLSGVKLQFVTNEDFQSYDSLLLQTLKSIPGTRNIHQVLAQGNVIHCRFLSCFCGEPQICKCFSPTIHSFGNTTQDPDVHESSTTAKVQNPLEMLMEEMEKEPSKTPKGTTTLIDPCDVQSEDWLVVMYDGKWWLAKALQIDKEHEDVQVEFFHPHGPTLSFKQKQGRRDICFVPFSDVLVRLRKPSSPVRTSSTRGVYRISPAVMDFIEGEYVTRLLPGD comes from the coding sequence ATGTTCTACACTGGGCAACAAAAAGCAGGATTCTGCACAATCTCGGAGTCAAAGCGTCAGGATGCTGCAGCCATATGGACCTATATGGATCAAATCCTCACAGATATTCACATCAGATATCCGGCTATAAACACTATCCACTTTTGGTCTGATGGTCCAagcaaacaatataaaaataagaagaacttctttctcctctgtgttgTCCCGCAACGTCTGGGATTTGAGAAAGCTACATGGAATTTCTTCCCAACATCACATGGCAAAGGCGCTCCAGGTGGCATTGGGGTGACGGTGAAGAGATGTGCTGACAGTATTGTGCTGAGAGGTCAGGATATCATAGATGGCAAATTATTCTTTGACAAGGTGTCCAACAGCTTAAGTGGTGTCAAGCTGCAATTTGTGACAAATGAAGATTTTCAGTCTTATGACTCTCTCCTCCTGCAAACCCTGAAATCAATTCCAGGAACAAGAAACATTCACCAAGTGCTAGCTCAGGGGAATGTCATCCATTGTAGGttcctttcatgtttttgcGGAGAGCCACAGATTTGCAAGTGCTTCAGTCCCACCATTCACTCTTTTGGCAACACAACACAGGACCCAGATGTCCATGAAAGTTCAACCACTGCTAAAGTTCAAAATCCTCTGGAGATGCTGATGGAGGAAATGGAGAAGGAGCCGAGCAAGACACCTAAAGGAACAACAACCCTGATAGATCCTTGTGATGTCCAAAGTGAAGACTGGCTTGTTGTGATGTATGATGGAAAATGGTGGCTGGCTAAAGCCTTACAAATTGACAAAGAGCACGAAGATGTACAAGTGGAATTTTTTCATCCTCATGGACCAACTCTTAGCTTCAAGCAAAAACAAGGTCGTCGGGATATCTGCTTTGTGCCATTTTCGGATGTCCTAGTTAGGCTGAGAAAACCATCCTCACCAGTCCGCACAAGCAGCACCAGGGGTGTATACCGCATTTCACCAGCTGttatggattttattgaagGAGAATATGTGACACGTCTATTGCCTGGGGATTaa
- the LOC114147794 gene encoding sterol 26-hydroxylase, mitochondrial-like, with product MAAWLSRSAACGICSLRRPLCGGALRWSSSALQEKLRSVQDLPHVSALEMLYRVLVQGYFSSLHMLQVYEKQLYGPIYKNGRNAVSVSSAELLEELVRKDDKFPTRGDMDLWTEYREMRGLGYGPLTEEGERWYKLRAVLNKRMLHPRDSAQYDGVINAVVTDFIKRIKRLRLCSPTGDLVPDIANKFYLFSLEGISSILFEARLGCLSEEIPAGTQEFITSISQMFSNAIYVAIFPKWSRSLLPYWQRYIASWDGIFSFGKTLIDKKMEDIQQRVDNDQDVEDEYLTYLLSNSQMSTRDIYASVTELLLAGVDTTSNTLTWALYQLSRNPETQNRLYEEVSSLVPADRIPSAAEVTAMPFLRAVIKETLRMYPVVPINSRIIKEKPVAVGGYQFPEKTGFTLCHYAISHDENIFPEPYRFKPERWLRDGRQRPNAFGSIPFGYGVRGCVGRRIAELEMYLVLFRLIREFEIKPNPTADDLKIVSRAVLVPNKQLDLHFVDRR from the exons ATGGCTGCCTGGTTGTCACGGAGCGCTGCGTGTGGGATCTGCAGCCTGCGCCGGCCACTCTGCGGTGGCGCGCTGCGGTGGAGCTCCTCTGCCCTGCAGGAGAAGCTGCGGTCGGTGCAGGACCTGCCGCACGTCAGCGCCCTGGAGATGCTGTACCGGGTTCTGGTCCAGGGCTACTTCTCCTCTCTGCACATGCTGCAG GTCTATGAGAAGCAGCTCTATGGACCCATATATAAAAACGGACGCAACGCGGTGTCAGTGAGCAGCGCCgagctgctggaggagctggTCCGGAAGGACGACAAGTTTCCCACCAGAGGAGACATGGATCTGTGGACGGAGTACCGCGAGATGAGAGGCCTGGGCTACGGACCCCTCACAGA GGAAGGGGAGCGCTGGTACAAGCTGAGGGCGGTTCTCAACAAGCGGATGCTCCATCCCAGGGATTCAGCTCAGTACGACGGGGTGATCAACGCCGTGGTGACAGACTTCATCAAACGGATCAAACGTCTGCGTCTCTGCAGCCCAACAGGCGACCTGGTTCCTGACATCGCCAACAAGTTCTACCTGTTTTCACTGGAAG GTATTTCCTCCATACTGTTTGAGGCGAGGCTCGGCTGTCTGAGCGAGGAGATTCCTGCCGGTACACAGGAGTTCATCACTTCCATCTCTCAGATGTTTTCCAACGCCATTTATGTGGCGATCTTCCCAAAGTGGAGCCGCAGCCTGCTCCCCTACTGGCAGCGCTACATCGCTAGCTGGGATGGCATCTTCAGCTTTG GTAAAACTTTGATTGACAAGAAGATGGAGGACATTCAGCAGCGAGTGGACAACGACCAGGATGTGGAGGATGAATATCTGACGTACCTCCTGTCAAACTCCCAGATGAGCACCAGAGATATCTACGCCAGCGTGACGGAGCTGCTGTTAGCCGGAGTGGACACG ACCTCCAACACCCTGACCTGGGCTTTGTACCAGCTGTCCAGGAACCCAGAAACCCAGAACAGACTTTATGAGGAGGTTTCCTCTCTGGTACCGGCGGACCGGATCCCCAGCGCCGCAGAGGTCACTGCGATGCCGTTTTTACGAGCCGTGATCAAGGAAACTCTCAG GATGTACCCTGTGGTTCCTATAAATTCAAGGATCATAAAAGAAAAGCCTGTTGCTGTTGGTGGATATCAGTTTCCAGAAAAA ACTGGTTTCACGCTCTGCCACTACGCCATCAGTCATGATGAGAACATTTTCCCAGAACCGTACCGGTTCAAGCCGGAGCGATGGCTCCGTGACGGCCGCCAGAGGCCCAACGCCTTCGGCTCCATCCCGTTTGGCTACGGCGTTCGAGGCTGCGTTGGTCGCAGGATCGCAGAACTCGAGATGTACTTGGTTCTGTTTCGG CTTATTCGAGAGTTTGAAATCAAACCGAACCCCACTGCGGATGATCTAAAGATCGTCAGTCGGGCCGTTTTGGTGCCAAACAAGCAACTGGACCTGCACTTTGTGGACCGACGATGA